The sequence GCACATGTTTATGGGCAGCTGCATGAAAAACAATAGCCGGCTTTTTTTCTTGAAATACCGCCCTAATTCTGACCAAATCTTTAATGTCGGCAATAATTGGAGTAATTATTATCCCGGGGAATTTAGCTGCCAATTCCCATTTAATTTCAAAAAGTGGATTTTCATCATGACCCAACAAAATTAATTCCCGCGGCTTAAGAGGACATAATTGCCGACAAAGTTCGGAACCAATAGAACCTCCCGCACCAGTTACCACTATTTTTTTTGCTTGAAAAAAATCCTGCAAAACTTCTATATCTAATTGTACCGGGGCTCGTCCCAACAAATCTTCTACTTTAATTTCTCTAATTAAATCTACCGTAATTTCACCATTAAGTAAATCATAAATTCTTGGTAAGGTATGTACTGGTACCTTTATTTTTCGACAAATCTCCGCAATTTCCTTAATTACTTCCCCTGGTGCTGTCGGCATGGCTATTAACACTTCATCAACCTTGTATTCCCGCACCACCTCAGCTAAATCAGCACAGGTACCCAAAACCGCAAAACCCATTATTTTAGTTTTGGCTTTCACCGGATCATCATCTAAAAAACCGAGTGGATAACGTTCCGGATTTTCTTGTCTTAATAATTCTTTTACAACCAATACCCCGGCATCACCAGCCCCAATTATTAAAACCCGGCGGGCATCAGCAGGATAATAAAAACTAAAACCATGTTCTTTATAGAATTTAGGAATAACCCTAATTCCCCCTGATAAACAAACATCCAATAAACCAGTTAAAATAAAAATACTGCGGGGAACCGCGATACTTAAAAAATAACTGATAGAAACTAAACTAAAAGAAGCAATCACCAAAGAACCAATTAAGACCAACAAATCTTCTACACGGGCAAAACGCCAGATACGTTCATAAATACCTCCGAAATAAAAGACTAATAATTTACAGCCTAGATACCAATACCATAGCTGACGAAAACCTATGTATGACAAAGCCGGGATCTGTCCTTCAAAACGCAAATAATAGGCACCATAAAAGGCCGCTAAACCCGTGATTATATCTAGTAGTAAAAAAACAAACCATTTCTTTTTTAAAAACCAAAACCTATTTTTTTGCATCAAGATTCACTTCCTTAACCATTATAACAATTTTAAACCATAGATCATATCTGTCCAAGTATACTTTTCAGTATAAGCTTCATACTTGTTTTGCAAATAAATAATTTCATTCAAATTTAAATAACCGACTTTCCAGCGTAAAACCCTAAATTTTAATTCCCCATCTTCCAAATAAGATTTAGTAATTTCTTTAATTGGTTTATAGCCCTGACAGAGTAATTCCCCAAAACCCAAAAACACTGCTGCCACATCAGTAAGTACCTCGT is a genomic window of Clostridia bacterium containing:
- a CDS encoding polysaccharide biosynthesis protein yields the protein MQKNRFWFLKKKWFVFLLLDIITGLAAFYGAYYLRFEGQIPALSYIGFRQLWYWYLGCKLLVFYFGGIYERIWRFARVEDLLVLIGSLVIASFSLVSISYFLSIAVPRSIFILTGLLDVCLSGGIRVIPKFYKEHGFSFYYPADARRVLIIGAGDAGVLVVKELLRQENPERYPLGFLDDDPVKAKTKIMGFAVLGTCADLAEVVREYKVDEVLIAMPTAPGEVIKEIAEICRKIKVPVHTLPRIYDLLNGEITVDLIREIKVEDLLGRAPVQLDIEVLQDFFQAKKIVVTGAGGSIGSELCRQLCPLKPRELILLGHDENPLFEIKWELAAKFPGIIITPIIADIKDLVRIRAVFQEKKPAIVFHAAAHKHVPLMEANPGEAFKNNVWGTKNVCAAAIEAGVESFVFISTDKAVNPVSVMGATKRIAEIIIQDYNAVGTTKFAAVRFGNVLGSRGSVIPIFQEQIRRGGPITVTDPQMERFFMTPTEAAQLVLQAAGMAHGGEIFILDMGEAVKIVDLAKDLIRLSGLEPEEDIKIEFTGIRPGEKMFEEILTKAEGVTATKHQRIFVAQKQQFCRQKMQQFYEHWMQACPPTRETIFNLLGELEKSRISTMEEADVS